A single region of the Bacteroides luhongzhouii genome encodes:
- a CDS encoding YitT family protein yields MHKLTKAEVMREVKDYIYITLGLISYSLGWAAFLLPYQITTGGTTGIGAIIYYATGFPIQWSYFIINAVLMTFAIRILGPKFSIKTTYAIFTLTFLLWLFQLVVNNYVEAPDMTPDGKPLLLGTGQDFMACIIGAAMCGVGLGITFNYNGSTGGTDIIAAIVNKYKDVSLGRMIMICDVFIISSCYFVFHDWRRVIFGFVTLFIIGVVLDWIINSARQSVQFFIFSKKYDEIADRIIKDADRGVTVLDGTGWYSKNNVKVLVVLAKKRQSLEIFRLVKRIDPNAFISQSSVIGVYGEGFDKLKVK; encoded by the coding sequence ATGCATAAATTAACAAAAGCGGAAGTAATGAGAGAAGTGAAAGATTACATCTATATCACTCTCGGATTGATAAGCTATTCTTTGGGATGGGCTGCATTCCTGTTACCTTATCAGATAACTACCGGAGGAACTACCGGTATCGGAGCTATTATCTATTATGCAACAGGATTCCCAATCCAATGGTCATACTTCATTATCAATGCAGTTCTGATGACCTTTGCCATCCGGATATTGGGTCCGAAATTCAGTATAAAAACTACTTACGCTATTTTTACGCTGACTTTTCTGCTTTGGTTATTCCAGTTGGTGGTGAACAATTATGTGGAAGCACCGGATATGACGCCGGACGGTAAACCGCTGTTGCTCGGTACAGGACAGGACTTCATGGCTTGTATTATCGGTGCAGCCATGTGTGGTGTAGGCCTTGGCATCACTTTCAACTACAATGGAAGTACGGGTGGAACAGATATTATCGCAGCCATCGTCAATAAATACAAAGACGTATCGCTCGGACGAATGATTATGATTTGTGATGTATTCATTATCAGTTCCTGTTACTTTGTATTCCATGATTGGCGCCGGGTTATTTTCGGTTTTGTCACCTTGTTTATTATTGGTGTTGTGCTCGACTGGATTATCAACAGTGCCCGTCAATCAGTTCAATTCTTCATCTTTTCTAAGAAATATGATGAAATAGCCGACCGTATTATCAAAGACGCTGACCGGGGAGTAACGGTACTCGACGGTACGGGATGGTACAGTAAAAACAATGTGAAAGTGTTGGTAGTACTTGCCAAGAAACGTCAGTCACTCGAAATTTTCCGTTTGGTAAAACGCATTGACCCGAATGCTTTTATCTCTCAAAGTTCTGTTATCGGTGTGTACGGCGAAGGATTCGATAAGCTAAAAGTGAAATAG
- a CDS encoding glycoside hydrolase family 88/105 protein, whose amino-acid sequence MKKKKWICLLLSALLGVGTALPQQSKESPVEKVKKIGDKLIRETPFAYKLGLASCSTSFNTLNFVDFGRTFGLGQEAVAYAYTQLSFPRDTTMRVETEHNDACKIWCNGQLVYENKGKRDIKINRGERSMKMTSSFLLPLKSGNNDVLIKSATFGKEWCVFLQPPSDNDAVLSTARSYPQIGLTNLSHVDKQVSDLTNWLIIGPFQGGIDVVHEPEQEFKFGYMYKGLHGPVTWTIPKIEVLGEMIDPEVWGTTYQWNYHNGGVAWAMQQLGELTGAHKYTKWATDFCDYQMEGMPFVDYQVNHLRAYNSANAMVINSTLLDFTLAPSLPILYRLRMDKDFKNRDIYQAYIDKMINYARFGQIRSEGMSNYTRDTPEKYTVWVDDMFMGIPFLIQAGLYSDSPELRKIFFDDAANQIIDFTKHVWNKDTHLYMHANYTSRPDVKLPHWARANGWAIWAMSDVLMALPKNHPKYKAILKQYQTFVYSLIKYQSPDGFWHNVIDRSDSPKEVSGTAIFTMGIIRGIRYGWLDKKKFMPIALKGWDAVASEIEDDGTVHKICIGTMCTEDVNYYMNRPFFDDDTHGSFAVIFAGIEAQRMMDEDTK is encoded by the coding sequence ATGAAAAAGAAGAAATGGATATGCTTGTTATTATCTGCATTGTTGGGGGTAGGTACTGCTCTTCCTCAACAAAGCAAAGAATCACCTGTAGAAAAAGTAAAGAAGATTGGTGATAAATTGATTAGAGAAACTCCCTTTGCCTACAAGTTGGGACTTGCTTCGTGTAGTACTTCTTTCAACACGTTAAACTTTGTGGATTTTGGACGTACCTTTGGTTTGGGACAAGAAGCTGTGGCCTATGCCTATACACAGCTGTCGTTTCCACGTGATACCACCATGCGTGTAGAAACGGAGCATAACGATGCCTGTAAAATCTGGTGTAACGGACAACTGGTTTATGAAAATAAAGGGAAACGGGATATTAAAATAAATCGGGGGGAACGAAGTATGAAGATGACTTCTTCATTTTTGCTCCCGTTGAAAAGTGGTAATAACGATGTGTTGATAAAGTCGGCCACCTTCGGTAAAGAATGGTGTGTATTTTTACAACCACCAAGTGATAATGATGCCGTTTTATCCACTGCCCGAAGTTATCCTCAAATAGGATTAACCAATTTGAGTCATGTTGATAAACAAGTATCCGATCTTACCAACTGGCTCATTATCGGACCTTTTCAAGGTGGCATTGACGTAGTGCATGAACCGGAACAGGAATTTAAGTTTGGATATATGTATAAAGGACTTCATGGTCCGGTAACCTGGACAATTCCTAAAATAGAAGTACTCGGAGAAATGATAGACCCCGAAGTTTGGGGAACTACTTATCAATGGAATTACCATAATGGAGGTGTTGCCTGGGCTATGCAGCAACTTGGTGAATTGACCGGAGCACATAAATATACTAAATGGGCAACTGACTTCTGCGACTATCAGATGGAAGGTATGCCATTTGTGGACTATCAAGTCAATCATTTGCGGGCATATAATTCAGCCAATGCAATGGTGATTAACTCCACATTGCTTGATTTTACATTAGCTCCTTCACTTCCCATTCTATACCGTTTGCGTATGGATAAGGATTTTAAGAATAGGGATATTTATCAGGCATACATAGATAAAATGATAAATTATGCACGTTTCGGACAAATCAGAAGTGAAGGAATGAGCAACTATACCCGTGATACGCCGGAAAAATATACTGTATGGGTAGATGATATGTTTATGGGTATTCCTTTCTTGATACAAGCTGGATTATACAGCGATTCACCGGAGTTACGAAAAATATTTTTCGATGATGCAGCCAATCAGATCATAGACTTTACGAAACACGTATGGAATAAAGACACTCATCTTTATATGCATGCCAATTATACATCACGTCCCGATGTTAAACTCCCTCATTGGGCACGTGCCAACGGGTGGGCTATCTGGGCTATGTCTGACGTATTGATGGCATTGCCTAAGAATCATCCCAAATACAAAGCAATACTCAAGCAATATCAGACTTTTGTCTATTCTCTGATAAAATATCAGAGTCCTGACGGATTCTGGCATAATGTAATCGATCGTAGCGATTCTCCCAAGGAAGTTTCGGGTACGGCTATATTTACAATGGGTATAATACGCGGTATCAGGTATGGCTGGCTGGATAAGAAAAAGTTCATGCCGATTGCATTGAAAGGATGGGATGCAGTGGCATCCGAAATCGAAGACGATGGAACGGTACATAAAATCTGTATAGGAACCATGTGTACCGAAGATGTGAACTATTATATGAACCGTCCATTTTTCGATGATGATACGCATGGGTCATTTGCTGTCATATTCGCAGGTATAGAAGCGCAGCGGATGATGGATGAAGACACCAAATAA
- the leuS gene encoding leucine--tRNA ligase, whose translation MEYNFREIEKKWQKRWVEEKTYQVTEDDSKQKFYVLNMFPYPSGAGLHVGHPLGYIASDIYARYKRLQGFNVLNPMGYDAYGLPAEQYAIQTGQHPAITTVNNINRYREQLDKIGFSFDWNREIRTCDPEYYHWTQWAFQKMFNSYYCNDEQEARPIEELEKAFAIYGNKGLNAACSEDISFTAEEWNAKNEKEKQEILMNYRIAYLGETMVNWCAELGTVLANDEVVDGVSERGGYPVIQKKMRQWCLRVSAYAQRLLDGLNTIEWTDSLKETQRNWIGRSEGAEVQFKVKDSDLEFTIFTTRADTMFGVTFMVLAPESELVAQLTTPEQKAEVDAYLDRTKKRTERERIADRSVTGVFSGSYAINPFTGEAVPIWISDYVLAGYGTGAIMAVPAHDSRDYAFAKHFGLEIRPLVEGCDVSEESFDAKEGIVCNSPRPDVTPYCDLSLNGLTIKEAIETTKKYVKEHNLGRVKVNYRLRDAIFSRQRYWGEPFPVYYKDGMPYMIDEASLPLELPEVAKFLPTETGEPPLGHATKWAWDTVNKCVVENEKIDHVTVFPLELNTMPGFAGSSAYYLRYMDPHNHQALVDPKIDQYWKNVDLYVGGTEHATGHLIYSRFWNKFLYDMGVSVMEEPFQKLVNQGMIQGRSNFVYRIKDTNTFVSLNLKDQYEVTPIHVDVNIVSNDILDLEAFKAWRPEYKTAEFILEDGKYVCGWAVEKMSKSMFNVVNPDMIVEKYGADTLRMYEMFLGPVEQSKPWDTNGIDGVHRFIRKFWSLFYSRTDEYLVTDEPATKEELKSLHKLIKKVTGDIEQFSYNTSISAFMICVNELFNLKCSKKEILEQLVITLAPFAPHVCEELWDVLGHETSVCDAQWPAYNEEYLKEDTINYTISFNGKARFNMEFAADEASDAIQAAVLADERSQKWIDGKTPKKIIVVPKKIVNVVV comes from the coding sequence ATGGAGTACAATTTCAGAGAAATTGAAAAGAAGTGGCAGAAAAGGTGGGTAGAAGAGAAAACCTACCAAGTTACGGAAGATGATTCGAAGCAAAAATTTTATGTACTAAACATGTTTCCTTATCCATCAGGAGCCGGCCTACACGTAGGTCATCCGCTGGGATACATTGCTTCGGATATTTACGCCCGTTACAAACGACTGCAAGGCTTCAATGTACTCAATCCGATGGGATATGACGCTTACGGTCTGCCGGCAGAACAGTATGCCATCCAAACCGGACAGCATCCTGCCATCACTACCGTCAACAATATCAACCGCTACCGCGAGCAGTTGGATAAAATAGGTTTCTCTTTCGACTGGAATCGTGAAATCCGTACTTGCGACCCGGAATATTATCATTGGACGCAATGGGCCTTCCAAAAAATGTTCAACAGCTATTATTGCAACGATGAACAGGAAGCCCGTCCTATCGAAGAACTGGAAAAAGCCTTCGCCATCTACGGAAACAAAGGACTCAATGCCGCTTGCAGCGAAGATATCAGTTTCACAGCCGAAGAATGGAACGCCAAAAACGAAAAAGAAAAGCAAGAAATCCTGATGAACTATCGTATCGCTTATCTGGGCGAAACAATGGTAAACTGGTGTGCCGAATTAGGAACAGTATTGGCTAACGATGAGGTAGTTGACGGAGTCAGCGAACGTGGTGGTTATCCTGTTATTCAGAAGAAAATGCGCCAATGGTGTTTGCGTGTATCTGCGTATGCACAACGTTTGCTTGACGGATTAAACACGATCGAATGGACAGATTCTCTGAAAGAAACCCAAAGAAACTGGATCGGACGTTCGGAAGGTGCTGAAGTGCAATTCAAAGTAAAAGACAGTGATCTCGAATTCACTATTTTCACCACTCGTGCAGATACCATGTTCGGTGTTACCTTTATGGTATTGGCTCCGGAAAGTGAATTGGTGGCACAATTAACGACTCCTGAACAAAAAGCAGAAGTAGACGCCTACCTCGACCGTACCAAAAAACGTACGGAACGTGAACGCATCGCCGATCGTAGTGTTACCGGTGTGTTCAGTGGTTCATATGCTATCAACCCGTTCACAGGCGAAGCAGTGCCCATATGGATCAGCGATTACGTACTGGCCGGATACGGAACAGGAGCTATTATGGCTGTACCTGCTCATGATAGCCGCGACTATGCATTTGCCAAACATTTCGGATTGGAAATCCGTCCGTTGGTGGAAGGTTGTGATGTAAGCGAAGAAAGTTTTGATGCAAAAGAAGGTATTGTTTGCAATTCTCCGCGTCCGGATGTCACTCCTTACTGTGATCTTTCATTGAACGGACTGACCATCAAAGAAGCGATAGAAACGACCAAGAAATATGTAAAAGAGCATAATCTGGGCCGTGTGAAAGTGAACTACCGTCTGCGCGACGCCATCTTCTCACGCCAACGTTACTGGGGTGAGCCATTCCCTGTTTACTACAAAGATGGAATGCCTTATATGATTGACGAAGCCAGCCTGCCGCTAGAACTTCCGGAAGTCGCTAAATTCCTGCCTACCGAAACAGGTGAGCCTCCATTGGGACACGCAACTAAATGGGCTTGGGATACAGTAAACAAATGTGTCGTAGAAAATGAGAAGATTGACCATGTAACCGTCTTCCCGTTGGAGTTGAACACAATGCCGGGATTCGCCGGTTCTTCGGCTTATTATCTCCGCTACATGGACCCGCATAATCATCAGGCATTAGTTGATCCGAAAATTGACCAGTACTGGAAAAATGTAGACCTATATGTAGGTGGTACCGAACATGCAACAGGCCACTTGATTTATTCTCGTTTCTGGAATAAATTTTTGTATGATATGGGTGTGTCTGTAATGGAAGAACCATTTCAAAAGTTGGTAAACCAAGGAATGATTCAAGGCCGCAGCAACTTTGTATATCGTATCAAAGATACCAATACTTTCGTTTCGCTGAACCTGAAAGATCAGTACGAAGTTACTCCTATCCATGTGGATGTAAATATCGTATCTAATGATATTTTGGATCTGGAAGCATTCAAAGCATGGCGTCCTGAATATAAAACAGCCGAATTTATCCTCGAAGACGGGAAATATGTTTGCGGATGGGCAGTTGAAAAGATGAGTAAATCCATGTTCAACGTGGTTAATCCGGATATGATTGTTGAGAAATACGGTGCAGACACACTTCGTATGTACGAAATGTTCCTTGGTCCGGTAGAACAGTCCAAGCCATGGGATACAAACGGAATCGACGGTGTACACCGTTTTATCCGTAAATTCTGGTCATTGTTCTACAGCCGTACAGACGAATATTTGGTAACAGACGAACCTGCAACGAAAGAAGAATTGAAGAGCCTTCATAAATTAATCAAGAAGGTGACAGGTGATATTGAACAGTTCTCTTACAATACATCTATCAGCGCATTCATGATTTGCGTAAACGAACTCTTCAACCTGAAATGTAGCAAAAAAGAGATTCTGGAACAGCTCGTTATCACTCTCGCTCCCTTCGCTCCGCATGTCTGCGAAGAGTTGTGGGATGTATTGGGACACGAAACTTCCGTATGCGACGCCCAATGGCCTGCATACAACGAAGAATATCTGAAAGAAGATACTATCAACTATACCATCTCTTTCAACGGAAAGGCACGTTTCAATATGGAATTTGCAGCAGATGAAGCTTCGGACGCTATCCAGGCAGCAGTATTGGCCGACGAACGTTCGCAGAAGTGGATTGATGGCAAGACTCCGAAAAAGATCATTGTCGTTCCGAAAAAGATTGTAAACGTTGTAGTATAA
- a CDS encoding non-canonical purine NTP diphosphatase, with protein MKRKLVFATNNAHKLEEVAAILGNQVELLSLNDIGCQTDIPETAETLEGNALLKSSYIYKNYHLDCFADDTGLEVEALNGAPGVYSARYAGGEGHDAQANMFKLLHELEGKENRKAQFRTAISLILDGKEYLFEGVIKGEIIKEKRGDSGFGYDPVFKPEGYDRTFAELGNDIKNQISHRALAVQKLCEFLQS; from the coding sequence ATGAAACGCAAACTTGTATTTGCTACCAATAATGCTCATAAACTGGAAGAAGTAGCCGCTATCCTGGGAAATCAAGTAGAATTACTAAGCCTCAATGATATCGGTTGCCAAACGGATATTCCCGAAACAGCTGAAACACTGGAAGGAAATGCGCTATTAAAATCTTCCTATATCTATAAAAACTATCATCTGGATTGTTTTGCCGATGATACGGGATTGGAAGTGGAAGCCTTGAACGGAGCTCCCGGAGTCTATTCTGCTCGCTATGCAGGAGGTGAAGGACACGACGCCCAAGCTAATATGTTCAAACTTCTTCACGAACTGGAAGGAAAGGAAAACCGTAAAGCTCAATTCCGCACCGCTATTTCGTTGATACTGGACGGAAAGGAATACCTCTTTGAAGGAGTGATAAAAGGCGAAATAATCAAAGAAAAACGCGGTGATTCCGGATTTGGCTACGATCCTGTATTCAAGCCTGAAGGTTACGACCGTACTTTTGCCGAATTGGGAAATGATATAAAAAACCAAATCAGCCATCGTGCACTGGCTGTACAGAAACTTTGTGAGTTTCTGCAAAGCTGA
- a CDS encoding NPCBM/NEW2 domain-containing protein codes for MKKYLSILLVILLSSFTTAPRIVWLDELDLSNVDQSAGKAMANQSMWKTPLSIAGEKFDRGVGTHAASVFRIKLDGKTISFKASAGIDDSAPEHELKQASAEFIILGDGKIIWRSGIMHAGEKAKQIDISTKGIKSLILRVDHAGDGIAGDRTNWVNARFEVKGVDPVSIKKEREQEYILTPAITKQPMINAPYIYGARPGNPFLFTVPISGERPLNITATNLPEGLSIDSNTGIITGKAINPGTYTVRISAKNQYGETTKDLTLEIGEKISLTPPMGWNSWNIFGADIDDKKIRRMADRMVELGLVNYGYAYINIDDGWQGVRGGKYNAIMPNDKFPDMKSLVDYVHSKGLKIGIYSSPWVQTFAGYIGSSADTRDGIVVNSSRRHGEFSFAKNDVKQWAEWGFDYIKYDWVTNDIAHTAELSYLLRQSGRDFIYSISNAAPFELAEDWSNLTNVWRTTGDIYDSWCSMTTIGFLQDKWQSFAKPGSWNDPDMLIVGKVGWGKNIHSTHLSPNEQYTHITLWSILAAPLLIGCDLEQMDDFTMNLLSNREVIAINQDIAGIQGSRVYADNNKEIEVWSKPLKDGSIAVGLFNLSDNKQDISISWEQLNIQGKQKVRNLWEQKDKGIYINKYQSDVPSHGVLFLKIEPAK; via the coding sequence ATGAAAAAATACTTATCTATATTATTAGTTATATTACTTTCGAGTTTTACGACTGCTCCCCGCATAGTGTGGTTAGATGAATTAGATCTCTCAAACGTCGACCAATCTGCTGGTAAAGCAATGGCCAATCAATCAATGTGGAAAACACCACTTTCTATTGCCGGAGAAAAATTTGACCGGGGTGTAGGTACACATGCCGCAAGCGTATTCCGCATAAAACTCGACGGCAAAACAATCTCTTTCAAGGCATCTGCAGGAATAGATGATTCCGCACCCGAACACGAGTTAAAACAAGCCAGTGCCGAATTTATAATTTTAGGAGATGGTAAAATCATCTGGCGAAGTGGAATTATGCATGCAGGAGAAAAAGCAAAACAAATAGATATTTCTACTAAAGGTATAAAATCTCTCATTCTGCGTGTCGATCATGCAGGAGATGGAATAGCCGGAGATCGCACCAACTGGGTAAATGCCAGATTTGAAGTGAAAGGTGTCGATCCTGTTTCGATAAAAAAAGAACGTGAACAAGAATACATCCTAACACCTGCTATTACAAAGCAGCCCATGATTAATGCTCCTTATATATATGGCGCCCGTCCGGGAAATCCATTTCTGTTTACAGTACCTATTTCAGGAGAAAGACCACTAAATATAACTGCAACCAATTTACCCGAAGGATTATCTATCGACAGCAATACCGGTATTATTACGGGAAAAGCAATAAATCCGGGAACTTATACTGTTCGTATCTCGGCTAAAAATCAATATGGAGAAACTACTAAAGACTTAACTCTTGAAATCGGTGAAAAGATAAGTCTAACTCCTCCTATGGGTTGGAATAGCTGGAACATTTTCGGAGCAGACATTGATGACAAGAAAATAAGAAGGATGGCCGATCGCATGGTAGAACTGGGACTCGTCAATTATGGATATGCTTATATAAATATCGATGATGGATGGCAAGGCGTACGCGGAGGAAAATACAATGCAATAATGCCAAACGATAAATTTCCTGATATGAAAAGTCTCGTTGATTATGTGCATAGTAAAGGTCTCAAAATAGGAATATATTCTTCTCCATGGGTACAAACTTTTGCCGGGTACATTGGTAGCAGCGCCGATACACGTGATGGGATAGTTGTCAATTCAAGCCGCAGACACGGGGAATTTTCATTTGCCAAAAATGATGTAAAGCAATGGGCGGAATGGGGATTCGATTATATTAAGTACGACTGGGTAACCAATGATATAGCTCATACAGCAGAACTGTCATATCTTTTACGTCAATCGGGAAGAGATTTCATATACAGTATCTCCAATGCTGCCCCATTTGAATTGGCAGAAGACTGGAGCAACCTCACGAATGTTTGGCGTACAACAGGGGATATTTATGATTCCTGGTGTAGTATGACTACCATCGGTTTCCTTCAGGATAAGTGGCAATCATTTGCTAAACCAGGCAGTTGGAATGATCCGGATATGCTCATTGTAGGAAAAGTTGGCTGGGGAAAAAATATACATTCCACACATTTATCTCCTAATGAACAATATACCCATATCACTTTATGGAGTATTCTAGCAGCACCTTTACTGATAGGATGCGATCTGGAACAAATGGATGATTTTACAATGAATCTATTAAGTAATAGAGAAGTAATAGCCATCAACCAAGATATTGCCGGTATACAAGGTAGCAGAGTATATGCTGATAATAATAAAGAAATTGAAGTATGGAGTAAACCATTAAAAGATGGTTCCATAGCAGTCGGATTATTCAATCTATCCGATAATAAACAGGACATATCTATTTCCTGGGAGCAACTGAATATTCAAGGTAAACAGAAAGTGCGTAATCTTTGGGAGCAAAAGGATAAAGGAATTTATATAAATAAATACCAATCTGACGTACCTTCACATGGGGTACTTTTTCTAAAAATAGAACCAGCAAAATGA
- a CDS encoding RNA methyltransferase, producing the protein MRKLKITELNRISAEEFKQVEKLPLVVVLDDIRSLHNIGSVFRTSDAFRIECIYLCGITATPPHPEMHKTALGAEFTVDWKYVNNAVDAVDNLKNEGYIVYSVEQVEGSIMLDELQLDKTKKYAIVMGNEVKGVQQEVINHSDGCIEIPQYGTKHSLNVSVTTGIVIWDLFKKLR; encoded by the coding sequence ATGCGTAAACTGAAAATAACAGAGCTGAACCGTATCAGTGCCGAAGAGTTTAAACAGGTTGAAAAACTGCCTCTGGTAGTAGTGTTGGATGATATTCGTAGTTTGCACAATATAGGTTCTGTGTTCCGTACTTCGGATGCTTTCCGTATTGAATGTATCTATCTGTGTGGTATAACAGCTACTCCGCCACACCCTGAAATGCATAAGACTGCGCTAGGTGCAGAGTTCACTGTCGACTGGAAGTATGTTAATAACGCTGTTGATGCTGTTGATAACCTCAAAAACGAAGGGTATATCGTTTATTCTGTAGAACAGGTGGAAGGAAGTATTATGCTTGATGAACTCCAGCTGGATAAAACCAAGAAGTACGCTATCGTTATGGGAAACGAAGTGAAAGGGGTACAGCAGGAGGTTATTAACCATTCGGATGGTTGTATAGAGATTCCTCAATACGGTACAAAACATTCGTTGAATGTTTCCGTAACTACCGGTATTGTAATCTGGGATTTATTCAAAAAGCTACGCTAG
- a CDS encoding OmpA/MotB family protein produces MKKITLFTLVTLLLCTSCVTKKKFLLAEMAATASKDSLQELLNNSREVGNQLSAQVKNLLRDTTQMGNSIRQYQSMLNVNMTEQEKLNALLSQKKNELNERERTINELQDMIKAQNDKVQNLLSNVKDALLGFSTDELTVREKDGKVYVAMSDKLLFQSGSARLDKRGEEALGKLAEVLNKQTDIDVFIEGHTDNKPINTVQFKDNWDLSVIRATSVVRILIKNYNVNPLQIQPSGRGEYMPVDDNETAEGRSKNRRTEIIMAPKLDKLFQMLQSSEESK; encoded by the coding sequence ATGAAGAAAATTACTTTATTTACTTTAGTTACGCTCCTATTGTGTACTTCGTGTGTAACAAAAAAGAAGTTCCTGCTTGCAGAGATGGCAGCTACCGCAAGCAAAGATAGTCTGCAAGAGTTGTTGAATAACTCTCGCGAAGTTGGTAACCAGCTATCGGCACAAGTCAAAAACCTCTTGCGTGATACGACCCAAATGGGGAACAGTATCCGCCAGTATCAGAGTATGTTGAATGTCAACATGACTGAACAGGAAAAACTGAATGCGCTGTTGAGCCAAAAGAAAAATGAGCTGAACGAAAGAGAACGCACGATCAATGAATTGCAGGACATGATTAAGGCGCAGAATGATAAGGTACAGAATCTCTTGAGTAATGTAAAAGACGCATTACTTGGTTTTAGCACCGACGAGCTGACCGTTCGCGAGAAAGACGGAAAAGTATATGTAGCGATGTCCGACAAATTATTATTTCAGTCAGGAAGTGCCCGCTTGGACAAACGTGGAGAGGAAGCTCTCGGTAAACTGGCCGAAGTATTGAACAAACAGACGGATATCGACGTATTTATCGAAGGACATACGGACAACAAACCGATCAATACTGTACAATTCAAGGATAACTGGGATTTAAGTGTGATCCGTGCCACTTCCGTAGTTCGTATCCTCATCAAGAATTACAATGTAAATCCTTTGCAGATTCAGCCTAGCGGCCGCGGTGAATATATGCCTGTTGATGACAACGAAACAGCAGAAGGCAGAAGTAAGAATCGCCGTACGGAGATTATCATGGCTCCGAAACTGGATAAGTTGTTCCAGATGCTTCAAAGCTCGGAAGAATCCAAGTAA
- the nadA gene encoding quinolinate synthase NadA codes for MNELIKAINELKKEKNAIILGHYYQKGEIQDIADYVGDSLALAQWAAKTEADIIVMCGVHFMGETAKVLCPDKKVLVPDMEAGCSLADSCPADQFAQFVKEHPGYTVISYVNTTAAVKAVTDVVVTSTNAKQIVESFPKDEKIIFGPDRNLGNYINSVTNRNMLLWDGACHVHEQFSVEKMVELKAQHPEALVLAHPECKSTVLKLADVVGSTAALLKYAVNHPENTYIVATESGILHEMQKKCPQTTFIPAPPNDSTCGCNECSFMRLNTLEKLYECLKNEAPEITVDPEVAKKAVKPIQRMLDISAKLGL; via the coding sequence ATGAATGAACTCATAAAGGCTATTAACGAGCTAAAGAAAGAAAAGAATGCAATCATTCTGGGCCACTACTACCAGAAGGGTGAGATACAGGACATCGCCGATTACGTTGGCGACAGTTTGGCATTGGCTCAATGGGCTGCCAAGACGGAAGCGGATATTATTGTGATGTGTGGCGTTCACTTTATGGGGGAAACGGCAAAGGTGCTTTGTCCGGACAAGAAAGTACTGGTGCCCGACATGGAAGCAGGTTGTTCGTTGGCAGACAGTTGTCCGGCGGATCAGTTTGCACAGTTTGTCAAAGAGCACCCGGGATACACCGTTATTTCGTACGTCAACACGACAGCTGCCGTGAAAGCAGTGACAGATGTGGTGGTGACTTCCACCAATGCGAAGCAAATTGTGGAAAGCTTCCCCAAAGATGAGAAAATAATCTTTGGCCCGGATAGGAATTTGGGTAATTATATCAACTCAGTTACGAACAGGAATATGCTTCTTTGGGATGGAGCTTGTCATGTACATGAACAGTTCTCGGTTGAAAAGATGGTGGAATTGAAAGCGCAGCACCCGGAAGCGTTGGTGTTGGCACATCCCGAGTGTAAGAGTACGGTATTGAAACTGGCTGATGTAGTAGGCTCTACAGCTGCTTTGTTGAAGTATGCCGTGAACCATCCCGAAAATACGTATATTGTGGCTACCGAATCGGGGATCTTGCATGAGATGCAGAAAAAGTGTCCGCAGACAACGTTTATTCCTGCTCCTCCGAACGATAGTACGTGCGGATGTAACGAGTGTAGCTTCATGCGGTTGAATACGTTAGAGAAGCTCTATGAGTGTCTGAAGAATGAAGCCCCGGAAATAACGGTAGATCCGGAGGTGGCTAAGAAGGCAGTGAAGCCGATTCAGCGGATGCTGGATATTTCGGCTAAGTTGGGATTATAA